The stretch of DNA TTATACCGTCCTTTTTGGGGTATCCCGCGCCTTAGGTGTTTTATCTGCCCAATGTTGGTCACGAGCGCTGGGTTTACCTCTGGAGCGACCCAAATCTATTACAACAGACTGGATAAAGGAGTGGTTGGCAAAAGAAACGTCTCCTGCGTAAACTAAGTTAAAGCCCTTTATTTTCTCCAAAATTTAGTTATTTTGGAAGTGGTTTAATTATCATTATTAACTAATACCAAATTATTCCGATAATGGATTTTCCTAGTGATCTAAAATATACTGAAGAACACGAATGGGTTAGAATAGAAGATGGCAATATAGCTGTCGTCGGCATTACCGATTTCGCTCAAAAAGAATTAGATGAATTGGTGTATGTTGAAGTCGAAACAGTTGGGGAAAAACTGGATAAAGATGATGTTTTTGGTACGGTCGAGGCGGTTAAGACGACTTCGGAATTATTTATGCCTGTTAGTGGTATCGTTCTTGAATTTAATTCAAAACTTGACGAAAGTGATGGCGATGAGCCCACACTTGTTAATGAATCTCCATACGACGAGGGCTGGATCATTAAAATAGAGATGAGTGATCCTGAAGAATTAAATGATTTGATGGATGCTGAGGCTTACAAGGCCTTAGTGAGTGCATGATTTGCTCTTACGCCGAGCAAGGGTGGTCAGGCAGTAAAAAAAATAAAAAAATTAAACTGTTCACACACCCAAAAAAAAAGATTTTGCATCATATAATGTATAGTAGCGCTTGAGAGTATTTATTCCAGCTATTTTATGGGGGAGCTTTATTACAGCGATATCTGTCATGCCCAGTAAAAGCTTGCCTAAAATAGATTTAGAACTGGTATCCCCGGATAAACTTGCACATGCGCTGGTTTATTCCATTTTAGCTTTGACTATTTTTTGGGGGCTTTCCCGAAAGGGAAATCTAAACCGAAAAACAATCATTATGGCTATTTGTCTCTGTTCTACCTACGGAATTCTTATGGAGATCACCCAGTATCTATTTTTTCCGGGTCGATATTTTGAATTCCTTGACATTATTGCTAATATTATCGGCTCAATAGCGAGTCTATTATTTTTATATTTTTTTAAGTAAAACCCTATCAGTATGTTAGTGCTTGACGTGACAATCACAGGTGGTCAGTTAGGAGCTTTTACTGGAGCGATGGTCCTTGGGATCGCTGCATTGATTTTCATCATGCGGTATATCTACTCTGGTAGGTCTTCTAGCGGGTTGGCTGACAAATACGAGGGCCAGTCCAGTAGCGCTATGCTTAAAGGTAGAAATAAGTATCCAGAAGCTGATGTATTCAAGCTAAGTGGTACCTTTTTCAACCTTGGTATGGTCGTTGCTGTAGGCTTAACAGTATTGGCATTTGGGTGGACACAGTTCGATAAATCAATTGATGTGAGCCAATATATGGACACATTAGAGGAGGACATTGAGATTGAGCCTCCTCGGACTGCTGAACCCCCTCCGCCGCCACCGCCGCCGCCACCACCTGTTATCCAGGAGGTGCCCGAGGAAGAGCTTATCGAAGAAGATGAGCCCGAATTTGTGGACAATAGTATTTCCGAGGAAACTGCCGTCGAACGGCCTGATCCCGTTGTAGACGCTCCTCCGCCGCCCCCTCCTCCGCCACCGCCGCCACCAGAGCCTGAAGTGGAAGAGATTTTCAAAGTAGTGGAACAAATGCCTCGTTTCCCAGGTTGTGAAAACGAAGCAGGTGGTGAAGCTGCTAAGAAACAATGTGCAGATAAAAAGATGTTGGAGTTTATTTACAAAAACATCAAATATCCTGCTATTGCTCGCGAAAACGGTGTTGAAGGAACTTGTGTAATCCAATTCGTAGTAGAAAAAGATGGTACCGTAACGGATGCCAAAGTTGTTCGCGATATTGGTGCGCAGTGTGGTGGAGAAGCCTTACGAGTAGTCAACATGATGAATTCAGAAAACATCAAGTGGACACCTGGTAAGCAGCGTGGACGACCTGTAAGGGTGCAGTTCAACTTGCCTGTTCGTTTCAAACTTGAGTAGCAGTTATATGGCTTTCTGCCAAAACGGCTAAATCCCTTGGGGTTTAGCCGTTTTTTTTTGAAGCAACTTTTCCGTTAAAGGGACGTTTTTATTCTAATACACACTAAGAATCTTGTGTTCATTCCTTATCTTGTATGACTGAATAATTTTTTTAAATGCCTGGCTTATGAATGTACGGCGAATTTTGCCCCTTTTATTGCTGCTCTCCCTTCTTACAGTATCTCTGTATGCCCAGGAGCCGCAATTAGCCCAACAATATTTTCGTGACGGCGAATTTGAGAAAGCGGCTGTTTTGTACGAAAAGTTATATGAAAAGAATAACAAAAACGACTTTTTTTTCGATCGTTATGTCGAATGCCTTATGGCAATGGAAGACTTTCAAAAAGGAGAAGCAGTCATCA from Saprospiraceae bacterium encodes:
- the gcvH gene encoding glycine cleavage system protein GcvH, with product MDFPSDLKYTEEHEWVRIEDGNIAVVGITDFAQKELDELVYVEVETVGEKLDKDDVFGTVEAVKTTSELFMPVSGIVLEFNSKLDESDGDEPTLVNESPYDEGWIIKIEMSDPEELNDLMDAEAYKALVSA
- a CDS encoding energy transducer TonB, coding for MLVLDVTITGGQLGAFTGAMVLGIAALIFIMRYIYSGRSSSGLADKYEGQSSSAMLKGRNKYPEADVFKLSGTFFNLGMVVAVGLTVLAFGWTQFDKSIDVSQYMDTLEEDIEIEPPRTAEPPPPPPPPPPPVIQEVPEEELIEEDEPEFVDNSISEETAVERPDPVVDAPPPPPPPPPPPPEPEVEEIFKVVEQMPRFPGCENEAGGEAAKKQCADKKMLEFIYKNIKYPAIARENGVEGTCVIQFVVEKDGTVTDAKVVRDIGAQCGGEALRVVNMMNSENIKWTPGKQRGRPVRVQFNLPVRFKLE